One genomic segment of [Phormidium] sp. ETS-05 includes these proteins:
- a CDS encoding O-antigen ligase, producing the protein MYLHPLIRTGIRLSLAFEQLFAVLAIVIFSGAFELQFTGAVRDLSYYAIYGASAFFIFAHWKKCARGLFLGGKFPLILVLIAVVSFFWSIEPPTTQKFARELVGTTIFAFYFGTRYTYKEQLRLLGIAFGITGFFCVIYGFGVRNYGVMSGIHGGAWRGIYRHKNAMATNVVIATAVFWVLAHSDIKKRWLAWLGFFLSVFLVFQTKSGGGRVGFLTVMMMVPILQGLRFRYGMMMYFLIVTVLSGGVAGTLFVDNLDAFFEALDKSPDLSGRVPLWKLMFPLMAEKPWLGYGFKSFWISWRGPSAVIWRNVNWRPLYGHNGFIDLAAELGLLGLGIFLIGFFLTIKRGVSWIHYTKTAESLWPMMFVTILILNNVSETRLLVGNTLPWVLYVSISLWPQVQYADVGRNTEPPLLPEDNLEEEPAPSIRPGGGRTINRYN; encoded by the coding sequence ATGTATTTACACCCATTAATTCGCACCGGAATTAGGCTCAGCCTTGCCTTTGAACAACTTTTTGCAGTCTTGGCGATCGTCATATTTAGCGGCGCTTTTGAACTGCAGTTTACGGGGGCTGTGCGAGACCTATCCTACTACGCCATCTATGGCGCCAGTGCCTTCTTTATCTTCGCCCATTGGAAAAAATGCGCTCGAGGGCTATTTTTGGGAGGGAAATTCCCCCTCATCTTAGTCCTGATTGCCGTTGTTTCCTTTTTCTGGTCTATCGAGCCCCCCACAACCCAAAAATTCGCCCGAGAGCTAGTGGGCACCACTATATTTGCCTTTTACTTTGGCACTCGCTACACCTACAAAGAGCAATTGCGTCTTTTAGGTATTGCCTTTGGCATTACAGGGTTCTTTTGCGTCATATATGGTTTCGGCGTCCGCAATTACGGCGTCATGTCAGGGATTCACGGTGGTGCTTGGCGAGGTATCTACCGCCACAAAAATGCAATGGCAACGAATGTAGTTATTGCCACAGCAGTGTTTTGGGTACTGGCTCACAGTGATATCAAAAAGCGCTGGCTCGCTTGGTTGGGCTTTTTCCTATCAGTGTTTCTGGTGTTTCAGACCAAATCTGGGGGCGGTCGGGTGGGCTTTTTGACGGTGATGATGATGGTGCCCATCTTGCAGGGATTGCGGTTTCGCTACGGCATGATGATGTACTTTTTAATTGTTACTGTACTCTCTGGTGGTGTGGCGGGAACGTTGTTTGTGGATAATCTAGATGCCTTTTTTGAGGCTCTCGATAAGAGTCCTGACCTCTCTGGACGAGTGCCCCTGTGGAAACTGATGTTTCCCCTGATGGCGGAAAAACCCTGGCTGGGTTATGGGTTTAAGTCATTTTGGATTAGCTGGCGGGGTCCTTCAGCCGTGATTTGGCGGAACGTCAACTGGCGTCCTTTGTACGGTCACAATGGGTTTATCGACCTGGCGGCGGAGCTGGGTTTGTTGGGTTTGGGGATATTCTTAATCGGCTTTTTTCTCACCATCAAACGGGGGGTTAGCTGGATTCACTATACTAAAACTGCCGAAAGTCTTTGGCCGATGATGTTTGTTACGATTTTAATTCTCAATAATGTCTCGGAAACCCGGCTTTTGGTAGGAAATACTCTCCCTTGGGTGCTTTATGTCTCAATTAGTCTGTGGCCACAGGTGCAATACGCGGATGTGGGCAGAAACACTGAACCTCCCCTCCTGCCAGAGGATAATCTCGAGGAGGAACCGGCGCCATCGATCAGACCGGGAGGAGGGAGGACAATCAATCGGTATAATTAA
- a CDS encoding glycosyltransferase family 4 protein, protein MMKVLLVNTTDIEGGAARAAFRLHQGLLGMQVDSKLLVQRKLSDDPRVIEPVKKLEQEVAKLRQTLDRLPMQVYPGRTKEAYSLGWLPDRVATKVQQLNPDVVNLHWVGEGFVNIATLQKLHQPIVWTFHDMWGFTGGCHYALECDRYETSCGACPQLQSSKPGDLSHWVWQRKRKAWENLNLTIVTPSKWLAKCTRESALFAKTRVEVIPNGIDVQKYRPLDRHTARSLLELPQDKQLVLFGAMRATTHKRKGFEPLQAALLQLSKSGWQDKIELVVFGASHGRLSEELGFKCHYLGKLGDELSLVLAYSAADVFVLPSLQDNLPNTIMESLACGTPCVAFDIGGMPDMIEHEQNGYLAAAYNIDDLAQGIAWVLENGSRHQKLSQRAREKVETEFTLEIQARRYLSVYGEMVSSGNSSLGK, encoded by the coding sequence ATGATGAAAGTGCTGTTGGTGAATACAACGGATATTGAGGGAGGAGCGGCAAGAGCTGCATTTAGATTGCATCAAGGGCTACTGGGAATGCAAGTAGATTCAAAGTTGTTGGTGCAAAGAAAACTCAGCGATGACCCAAGGGTAATCGAACCGGTTAAAAAGCTGGAACAAGAGGTGGCGAAGCTGCGGCAGACTCTGGACCGGTTGCCGATGCAGGTTTATCCCGGGCGAACGAAGGAGGCTTATTCTCTGGGGTGGTTGCCCGATCGGGTGGCGACAAAAGTGCAGCAGCTCAACCCGGATGTGGTGAATTTGCACTGGGTGGGGGAAGGATTTGTCAATATCGCCACCCTTCAGAAGCTGCATCAGCCCATTGTATGGACGTTCCACGATATGTGGGGGTTTACGGGGGGCTGTCATTACGCTTTGGAGTGCGATCGCTACGAGACATCCTGTGGCGCCTGTCCCCAACTGCAAAGCTCCAAACCGGGAGATTTATCCCACTGGGTATGGCAACGCAAGCGCAAAGCCTGGGAAAACCTGAATTTAACCATTGTCACCCCCAGTAAGTGGTTGGCAAAATGCACTCGGGAGAGTGCCCTATTTGCCAAAACCCGGGTCGAAGTGATTCCTAATGGCATTGATGTGCAAAAATACCGCCCCCTCGATCGCCATACGGCCCGATCGCTGCTCGAATTACCCCAAGACAAACAACTGGTGCTATTTGGTGCCATGAGGGCAACCACCCACAAGCGCAAGGGTTTCGAGCCATTGCAAGCCGCCCTGCTACAATTAAGTAAATCCGGCTGGCAAGATAAGATTGAGTTAGTCGTATTTGGTGCCTCCCACGGTCGCCTAAGCGAGGAATTAGGCTTTAAATGTCATTATCTGGGCAAGCTGGGGGACGAGCTATCTTTAGTGCTGGCATATAGCGCCGCCGATGTATTTGTGCTGCCTTCCTTGCAAGATAACCTGCCCAATACAATTATGGAATCCCTCGCCTGCGGCACTCCCTGCGTGGCGTTTGATATTGGGGGGATGCCCGATATGATTGAACATGAGCAAAATGGTTATCTAGCAGCAGCATATAATATAGATGACTTGGCTCAAGGCATCGCTTGGGTACTAGAAAATGGTTCTCGTCACCAAAAACTCTCCCAGCGCGCCAGAGAAAAGGTAGAAACCGAGTTCACCCTGGAAATCCAAGCTCGCCGTTATTTATCTGTTTATGGTGAAATGGTTTCATCCGGCAATTCCAGTCTGGGAAAATAG
- a CDS encoding DNA adenine methylase: MQQLSLFESHQYSSNTAVPLRSPFRYPGGKTWLVPRIRSWLASQEVPPMEFIEPFAGGGIVSLTVAFEQLAHHVTIAELDADVAAVWLTMLSPEAEWLANQIAAFDFSPDTVNYILSQRNISTKEKAFQTILKNRINRGGILAPGAGKIKLGEHGMGLKSRWYPETLKKRILDIMSIRQKISFIPGDGMEVLLHNVSRTDAVFFIDPPYSDAGKKAGKRLYKHWEINHEQIFDIASRLKGNFLMTYDNTEEVRQRAHRYGFAVEAVAMKNAHHAPMTELLIKNNA; the protein is encoded by the coding sequence ATGCAGCAACTATCTCTATTTGAATCACATCAATATAGCTCAAATACTGCTGTTCCCCTGCGCAGTCCTTTTCGGTATCCGGGGGGGAAAACTTGGCTCGTTCCACGAATCAGGAGCTGGCTGGCGAGCCAGGAAGTACCACCGATGGAATTTATCGAGCCTTTTGCTGGTGGGGGAATTGTCAGCCTCACTGTGGCTTTTGAGCAGTTGGCTCATCATGTGACGATCGCGGAGTTGGATGCAGACGTTGCAGCGGTGTGGTTGACGATGCTTTCCCCAGAGGCGGAATGGCTTGCCAATCAAATTGCTGCTTTTGATTTTTCCCCGGATACAGTTAATTATATACTCTCTCAGAGGAATATATCAACCAAAGAAAAGGCTTTTCAAACTATCCTAAAAAACCGGATTAATCGAGGTGGTATTCTTGCTCCGGGTGCCGGAAAAATTAAACTGGGAGAACATGGCATGGGCTTAAAATCTCGCTGGTATCCAGAAACTCTAAAAAAGCGGATTTTAGATATTATGTCGATTCGGCAGAAAATCAGTTTTATCCCTGGAGACGGCATGGAAGTTTTGTTGCATAATGTCAGCCGAACAGACGCAGTATTTTTTATCGATCCTCCTTATAGTGATGCCGGTAAAAAAGCTGGAAAGCGTCTTTATAAACATTGGGAAATTAACCACGAACAAATTTTTGATATAGCTAGCCGCCTGAAGGGTAATTTTTTGATGACCTATGATAATACGGAAGAAGTCCGTCAGCGCGCCCATAGGTATGGATTTGCGGTGGAAGCTGTGGCCATGAAAAATGCACATCACGCGCCAATGACTGAACTATTAATTAAAAACAATGCCTGA
- a CDS encoding LD-carboxypeptidase: MAKISRRQFGEILGMTILASQLPKIAAANSPTVLKPRRLQLGDTVGLISPASPVDREDVADAVAVMNQLGLKAKLGAHILDEYGYLAGRDENRATDVNNMFRDPTVKAIITMRGGWGCNRILPLLDYNLIRQNPKIIIGFSDITSLLLAIYAQTGMVTFHGPVGISSWNSFSVNYFQRLLFAGESVTLRNPPTLRVQTITSGKSMGRLLGGNLSVIASMLGSNYLPDWGQTILFIEEIEENIYSVDRLLTQLKIAGILDKLAGFIFAECTDCTAGEGDEPSLTLNQVLQDMIKPLGIPAWYGSAIGHIRDKFTVPLGVEAEIDARVGTIRLLESAVI; encoded by the coding sequence ATGGCGAAAATATCGCGGCGACAATTCGGGGAAATTCTAGGGATGACCATATTGGCAAGTCAATTGCCCAAAATTGCTGCTGCCAATTCACCCACAGTTCTCAAACCTCGCCGGTTGCAACTAGGAGATACTGTGGGTTTAATCAGTCCGGCGTCTCCGGTCGATCGGGAAGATGTGGCGGATGCGGTAGCAGTAATGAATCAACTGGGATTAAAAGCTAAATTAGGCGCTCATATCCTCGACGAATACGGTTATCTGGCTGGTAGAGACGAAAACCGCGCTACAGATGTGAATAATATGTTTCGCGATCCTACGGTAAAAGCCATTATCACCATGCGCGGCGGTTGGGGGTGCAACCGCATTTTACCTCTTCTAGACTACAATCTGATTCGCCAAAATCCCAAAATTATTATCGGTTTCAGCGATATCACATCTTTATTATTGGCAATTTATGCCCAGACCGGGATGGTGACATTTCACGGACCGGTTGGGATTTCTAGCTGGAATTCTTTTTCGGTAAATTATTTTCAGCGTCTGCTATTTGCTGGGGAATCTGTCACCCTGCGCAATCCCCCTACCCTGCGGGTGCAAACTATCACCAGTGGCAAATCTATGGGGCGACTTTTGGGGGGTAATTTATCTGTAATTGCTTCCATGTTGGGGTCTAATTACCTGCCCGACTGGGGTCAAACTATCTTATTTATAGAAGAAATTGAGGAAAATATCTATAGTGTTGATAGATTGTTAACTCAGCTAAAAATTGCGGGTATTTTGGATAAATTAGCTGGGTTCATTTTTGCGGAATGTACGGATTGCACGGCGGGAGAAGGGGACGAACCATCCCTCACTTTGAATCAGGTGTTGCAGGATATGATCAAACCTTTGGGGATTCCGGCGTGGTATGGGTCGGCGATCGGTCACATTCGGGATAAATTCACGGTTCCCCTGGGGGTGGAAGCGGAAATCGATGCCCGCGTAGGGACGATTAGGTTATTGGAATCGGCGGTAATATGA
- a CDS encoding DUF3598 family protein has product MSAQWDNFLKNLGVWEGSFTQISPQGEILGSTPSILTLEGLDDNQRVRFHIRRFQTNSNGETTEQAHTQEFQSLGRHALFFDNGAFSKGNMQLAPFSEFVSEFGFVEGDRRLRFVQQFNKENQFTSLTLIRETRADSGAVESPPLTLAQLLGKWEGTACTMYPDWRRADIYPTTLEIKDIGGGYIEQNLSFAGKIINSKGRVDGNTLHFDQGSHLVQVLLLPGGGSATQPPQLPLRQAFFFEVGWLVQPGWRQRLIRSYSDKGEWLSSTLVNERLVSEG; this is encoded by the coding sequence ATGAGCGCGCAATGGGACAATTTTCTGAAAAATCTGGGGGTATGGGAGGGCTCGTTCACTCAAATATCCCCACAGGGAGAAATCTTGGGCTCTACTCCCAGTATCCTCACCCTAGAAGGTTTGGACGATAACCAGCGGGTGCGATTTCATATCCGCCGCTTCCAAACCAACTCTAATGGAGAAACCACCGAGCAGGCGCACACCCAGGAATTTCAGTCTCTGGGGCGTCACGCCTTATTTTTTGATAACGGCGCTTTTTCTAAAGGCAATATGCAATTAGCTCCGTTTTCTGAGTTTGTCTCTGAATTTGGGTTCGTGGAGGGAGACAGACGGTTGCGGTTCGTACAGCAATTCAACAAAGAAAACCAATTTACCAGCCTCACCCTAATTCGGGAAACTCGGGCTGATTCTGGTGCCGTGGAAAGCCCCCCCCTAACCCTAGCGCAACTTCTGGGCAAGTGGGAAGGAACTGCCTGCACTATGTACCCGGACTGGCGAAGAGCAGATATTTATCCCACCACCTTAGAAATTAAAGATATCGGCGGCGGATATATAGAACAAAATTTGAGTTTTGCGGGTAAAATCATCAATTCCAAAGGACGGGTAGATGGTAATACCCTGCACTTTGACCAAGGCTCTCACCTAGTGCAAGTCTTGCTGCTCCCTGGTGGCGGTTCCGCTACCCAACCGCCACAACTGCCCTTGCGCCAAGCGTTTTTCTTTGAAGTGGGTTGGTTGGTGCAACCGGGATGGCGTCAGCGCTTAATTCGCAGTTACTCTGACAAAGGGGAATGGCTTAGCTCCACTTTGGTTAACGAGCGGTTGGTGTCTGAGGGGTAG